The window AAGGTGAGGATCTTTCGGCAGGCAGTGTCCGCCGACGCCTATTCCTGGAACATGGATTTTAACCCTCGGGTGGGTGTTGGCCAGCTCTATCGCCTCAAAAACGTTTATTCCATACTGATGGGCCAAGAAAGCGAATTCGTTGGCCAAAGCGATGTTTACGTCGCGGAAGGTGTTCTCCATGAGCTTGACTACCTCGCTGACGGTGGAGTTGGTCTTGAAGGTTTGTCCCTTAACAAAGGAACGGTAAAGCTTCTCGGCGAGTTCGGCGCTCTCGGGAGTTATTCCGCCAAAGATTCTTGAATTGTAAATGAGCTCTTTAAATATCCTCCCCGGCATGACCCTCTCTGGGGCGTGAACCATGTAGAAGTCCTCCCCGGGTTTGAGTCCAGTGATCGCTTCAATCAACTCCGCCATCTTCACTGTGGTAAGCGGCGGGACCGTGCTCTCTATGATAATGAGCGAGCCTTTTTTCATAGCCTTTGCAACGGTCTCCACGGCACTCTCGAGATAGCTTAGATTGGGCGTTTTATCTTCCTTCAGGGGAGTCTGGACGCAGATTATGTAAACGTCCTTTTCTCTTATCTCTTCTGGATTTGAGGTCGCTTTCAGGTTGCCGCTTTCAATGGCTTTTCTAAGGAGTTCATCTATCTCCGGCTCGATTATGTGTGCCTTTCCGGAGTTTATCTTCTCAACGACCTTCTCCCGTATCTCGTAGCCTATAACCCTAAAACCCGCGTTGGCAAACATTATGGCCGTTGGGAGGCCGATATATCCGAGGCCTATGACCGCTATCTCCGCTGTTCTTTCCTCTATCATCTTTTCTAGCATGCCTCTCACCTATCCCAGTGGAGATGTC of the Thermococcus onnurineus NA1 genome contains:
- a CDS encoding UDP-N-acetyl-D-mannosamine dehydrogenase, giving the protein MLEKMIEERTAEIAVIGLGYIGLPTAIMFANAGFRVIGYEIREKVVEKINSGKAHIIEPEIDELLRKAIESGNLKATSNPEEIREKDVYIICVQTPLKEDKTPNLSYLESAVETVAKAMKKGSLIIIESTVPPLTTVKMAELIEAITGLKPGEDFYMVHAPERVMPGRIFKELIYNSRIFGGITPESAELAEKLYRSFVKGQTFKTNSTVSEVVKLMENTFRDVNIALANEFAFLAHQYGINVFEAIELANTHPRVKIHVPGIGVGGHCLPKDPHLLVWPAKEDFGLIKLAREINDSMPLFTKDLLFEALRTINLPPEEAVVVILGLAYKGNSDDTRNSPAFAFMDAINEEVKEVRTYDPFVKGTHESIEDAVKGADAIVIATDHTAFKSLDWEELGKLMRNRILIDGRHIVEDPPKGFIFKGLGRGEY